Proteins found in one Cobetia sp. L2A1 genomic segment:
- the ndk gene encoding nucleoside-diphosphate kinase, producing the protein MATQRTLSIIKPDAVAKNVIGEIYTRFEKAGLQVIASKMVHLSKEQAEGFYAEHSERGFFGELVGFMTSGPVMIQALEGEEAIAKNRDLMGATNPKEAAAGTIRADFATSIDANAVHGSDAPAAAEREIAYFFGENEICPRG; encoded by the coding sequence ATGGCTACACAGCGCACTCTGTCCATCATCAAGCCCGATGCCGTTGCCAAGAACGTGATCGGCGAAATCTACACGCGCTTCGAGAAAGCCGGCCTGCAGGTCATCGCCTCCAAGATGGTTCACCTGTCCAAAGAACAGGCTGAAGGTTTCTATGCCGAGCACAGCGAACGCGGTTTCTTCGGCGAGCTGGTCGGCTTCATGACTTCTGGTCCGGTCATGATCCAGGCGCTCGAAGGCGAAGAAGCCATCGCCAAGAACCGTGATCTGATGGGCGCTACCAACCCGAAAGAAGCCGCTGCCGGTACCATCCGTGCCGACTTCGCAACGTCCATCGATGCCAACGCTGTTCATGGTTCCGATGCTCCGGCTGCTGCCGAGCGCGAAATTGCTTACTTCTTCGGCGAAAACGAAATCTGCCCGCGCGGTTGA
- the der gene encoding ribosome biogenesis GTPase Der gives MNPVIALVGRPNVGKSTLFNRLTKTRDALVADFPGLTRDRKYGTGKVGGKPYTVIDTGGISGDEEGLDLMMAGQSLAAIDEADIVLFMVDARSGLNMADEAIANHLRVNQKKTWLVVNKTDGMDEEIGKADFWGLGLGDPRAIAAEHGRNVTVLLEEVLAPYPEVEEGEDEDQHPELDDRGVRIGIIGRPNVGKSTLVNRLLGEERVVVFDQAGTTTDAVEIPFERRGKPYLLVDTAGIRRRKNVSEMVEKFSIIKTLEAIKKCNVAVMVLDGSQGLVEQDLHLLDFVLTSGRALVLVVNKWDGLESEAKEKMRSEIKRRLGFTDYADLHFISALHGTAVGDIYPSIDRAFDSAIARWSTKRLTTLLQDATQAHQPPMINGRRIKLRMAHQGGANPPLIIVHGNQTNSLPEAYKRYLINTFRKVLKVKGTPMRFEFRSGDNPFDGARGTDDRERAKERSLARTKEARKERKQRR, from the coding sequence ATGAACCCCGTGATCGCCCTGGTTGGCCGACCGAATGTCGGCAAGTCGACGCTATTCAATCGCCTGACCAAAACCCGTGATGCCCTGGTGGCCGACTTCCCCGGCCTGACCCGTGACCGCAAGTACGGTACCGGCAAGGTCGGCGGCAAGCCTTACACTGTCATCGATACCGGTGGTATCAGTGGTGATGAAGAAGGCCTCGACCTGATGATGGCTGGCCAGTCTCTGGCTGCCATCGATGAAGCCGACATCGTGCTGTTCATGGTGGATGCCCGCTCTGGTCTCAACATGGCCGATGAAGCCATTGCTAACCATCTACGCGTCAACCAGAAGAAAACCTGGTTGGTCGTGAACAAGACGGATGGCATGGACGAAGAAATCGGCAAGGCTGATTTCTGGGGTCTCGGCCTTGGCGACCCGCGCGCCATCGCTGCCGAACATGGCCGTAACGTCACCGTACTTCTGGAGGAGGTGCTCGCACCGTATCCGGAAGTCGAGGAAGGTGAAGACGAAGATCAGCACCCGGAGCTTGATGACCGTGGCGTACGCATCGGTATCATCGGCCGCCCGAATGTCGGCAAGTCGACGCTAGTCAACCGTCTGCTGGGTGAAGAGCGCGTTGTCGTCTTTGACCAGGCAGGCACGACGACGGATGCTGTCGAAATTCCCTTCGAGCGTCGTGGGAAGCCGTATCTACTGGTCGATACCGCGGGTATTCGTCGTCGCAAGAACGTGAGCGAGATGGTGGAAAAGTTCTCCATCATCAAGACACTGGAAGCGATCAAGAAATGTAACGTCGCCGTGATGGTGCTCGATGGCAGCCAGGGTCTGGTCGAACAAGACCTTCACCTGCTGGACTTCGTGCTGACCAGCGGTCGTGCGCTGGTACTGGTCGTCAACAAGTGGGATGGCCTGGAGAGCGAAGCCAAGGAGAAGATGCGTTCCGAGATCAAGCGTCGTCTGGGCTTCACCGACTATGCAGATCTGCACTTCATCTCGGCGCTTCACGGCACCGCGGTAGGCGATATTTATCCGTCTATTGATCGCGCCTTCGATAGTGCGATTGCCCGCTGGTCGACCAAGCGTCTGACCACTCTGCTGCAGGACGCCACCCAGGCGCACCAGCCGCCGATGATCAACGGCCGTCGTATCAAGTTGCGCATGGCTCACCAGGGCGGTGCCAACCCGCCGCTGATCATCGTACACGGCAACCAGACCAACTCGCTGCCGGAAGCCTACAAGCGCTACCTGATCAACACCTTCCGCAAGGTACTCAAGGTCAAGGGTACGCCGATGCGCTTCGAGTTCCGCTCCGGCGACAACCCCTTCGATGGTGCCAGAGGTACCGATGATCGCGAGCGCGCCAAGGAACGTTCACTGGCCCGCACCAAGGAAGCACGCAAGGAGCGCAAGCAGCGTCGATGA
- the bamB gene encoding outer membrane protein assembly factor BamB, with protein MSLSSHLRLSRLALPASLLAASLLAGCASSAQPEYAPKDLADFDSKVSLDSAWSESVGNGLGRAHYPLAPIIANDRLFVAAEEGELEALDAKNGDDVWQVTLTSGITSALNADASRLYVGTRDGKVSAINQEDGSIEWSTRVSSEVLAAPQYNDELVVVQSVDGTVTALDRFTGEEQWAYTATIPALTLRGTGAPRVIKPVTFAGFANGKLVTLDNRSGQELWDLRVAVPAGRTEVDQLVDLDGQPVLTQDGRLYVTSYNGRLIALDARNGEPLWDKKSSSYLTPIVVGDYLFSIDNASHVLAMDANTGNVLWKSEDLEGRWLTSPAFVDGKLVVGDYDGYVHLLDAQSGEIVGRYDGGGDGISITPLTDGKRIYIYTNDGELTALDLETP; from the coding sequence ATGAGTCTGAGTTCCCATTTACGATTGAGCCGTTTGGCACTGCCGGCCTCACTGTTGGCCGCCAGCCTGCTGGCAGGGTGTGCCAGCAGCGCACAGCCGGAATATGCCCCCAAGGACCTAGCCGACTTTGATAGCAAGGTCTCCCTGGATTCCGCATGGAGCGAATCGGTCGGCAACGGTCTTGGGCGCGCCCACTATCCATTGGCTCCGATCATCGCCAACGACCGCCTGTTCGTGGCGGCCGAGGAAGGTGAACTTGAAGCACTTGATGCCAAGAACGGTGATGATGTCTGGCAGGTCACGCTGACCTCTGGCATCACCAGTGCTCTGAATGCTGATGCGTCACGCCTCTATGTCGGTACCCGTGATGGCAAGGTCAGCGCGATCAATCAGGAAGACGGCAGCATCGAATGGAGCACACGTGTCTCCAGTGAGGTGCTGGCTGCGCCGCAGTACAACGACGAGTTGGTCGTCGTGCAGAGCGTCGATGGTACCGTCACGGCGCTCGACCGTTTCACCGGTGAAGAGCAGTGGGCTTACACCGCCACGATTCCAGCATTGACCTTGCGTGGTACCGGTGCACCTCGCGTCATCAAGCCTGTCACCTTCGCGGGCTTCGCCAATGGCAAGCTGGTTACACTGGATAACCGTTCGGGCCAGGAACTTTGGGACCTGCGCGTCGCGGTACCTGCCGGACGTACCGAAGTGGACCAGTTGGTCGATCTTGATGGTCAGCCGGTATTGACCCAGGATGGTCGCCTCTATGTCACCAGCTACAATGGTCGTCTGATCGCACTCGACGCCCGTAACGGCGAGCCACTGTGGGACAAGAAGTCCTCCAGCTACCTGACGCCCATCGTGGTCGGTGATTACCTGTTCAGCATCGATAATGCCAGCCATGTGCTGGCGATGGATGCCAATACCGGTAATGTGCTGTGGAAGTCGGAAGATCTGGAAGGCCGCTGGCTGACCTCTCCGGCCTTTGTCGATGGCAAGCTGGTCGTGGGTGATTATGACGGCTATGTGCATCTACTTGATGCCCAGAGCGGCGAGATTGTCGGTCGCTATGACGGCGGCGGTGACGGCATCAGCATCACCCCGCTCACCGATGGCAAGCGTATCTACATCTACACCAATGACGGTGAGCTGACGGCACTGGATCTCGAGACTCCCTGA
- the rlmN gene encoding 23S rRNA (adenine(2503)-C(2))-methyltransferase RlmN: MTDTTTTTPDTTAPATVKLTNLLGLPLPAMEAFFDSIGEKKFRATQVLKWIHQEGVDNFDEMTNLAKPLRDRLKAVAEIRAPGIIYEGESKDGTRKWVLEVSDGSYVEAVLIPSENGNRRTLCVSSQVGCSLDCSFCSTGKQGFERDLTAAEIIGQVWVATRGAVDRKDTRKRPVTNVVMMGMGEPLMNYDNVVPAMKLMLDDNAYGLSKRRVTLSTSGVVPKLDQLGDEMDVSLAISLHAANDELRNVLVPINRKWNIRALLDACHRYLAKCDDARIITIEYTMMKDVNDQIHHAEELAALLKELPCKINLIPFNPFPNSGYEKPSRNQVMRFQQRLYELGYTAPVRATRGDDIDAACGQLVGQVKDRTRRAERYINAIQLDAE; the protein is encoded by the coding sequence ATGACTGATACCACTACGACTACCCCTGACACTACTGCTCCTGCGACCGTCAAGCTCACCAATCTGCTGGGCCTACCGCTCCCCGCGATGGAAGCCTTTTTCGATAGCATCGGCGAGAAGAAATTTCGCGCCACACAGGTATTGAAATGGATTCACCAGGAAGGCGTCGATAACTTCGACGAAATGACAAACCTGGCCAAGCCGCTGCGCGATCGCCTCAAGGCAGTCGCCGAGATTCGTGCGCCGGGCATCATCTATGAAGGTGAATCCAAGGACGGTACTCGCAAGTGGGTGTTGGAAGTCAGTGATGGCAGCTACGTCGAGGCCGTACTGATCCCTTCTGAAAACGGTAATCGCCGCACCTTGTGCGTGTCCTCCCAGGTCGGCTGCTCGCTGGATTGCAGCTTCTGCTCTACCGGCAAGCAGGGCTTCGAGCGTGATCTGACCGCCGCCGAGATCATCGGTCAGGTATGGGTCGCGACGCGCGGTGCAGTAGACCGCAAGGACACCCGCAAGCGCCCGGTCACCAACGTGGTGATGATGGGCATGGGCGAGCCGCTGATGAACTACGACAATGTCGTACCGGCGATGAAGCTGATGCTGGATGACAACGCCTATGGCCTGTCCAAGCGTCGCGTCACCCTATCCACGTCTGGCGTGGTACCCAAGCTTGACCAGCTTGGCGATGAGATGGACGTCAGTCTGGCGATCTCTCTGCACGCAGCCAATGATGAGCTACGCAACGTGCTGGTGCCGATCAATCGCAAGTGGAATATCCGCGCCCTGCTCGACGCTTGCCATCGTTATCTGGCCAAGTGCGATGACGCACGCATCATCACCATCGAATATACGATGATGAAAGACGTCAACGACCAGATTCATCACGCCGAAGAGCTGGCGGCACTGCTCAAAGAGCTGCCGTGCAAGATCAACCTGATTCCGTTCAATCCGTTCCCGAACTCCGGATACGAAAAGCCGTCACGCAATCAGGTCATGCGATTCCAACAGCGTCTTTACGAGCTGGGCTATACCGCGCCGGTTCGCGCAACGCGCGGTGATGACATCGATGCGGCGTGTGGCCAGCTGGTGGGTCAGGTCAAGGATCGTACCCGCCGTGCCGAGCGTTATATCAACGCCATCCAGCTCGACGCTGAATAA
- the pilW gene encoding type IV pilus biogenesis/stability protein PilW translates to MPSRLPRHRFTAHRATGHARALLLCLGIASLTLSGCATRVETNDPYAAPDSNKASAAYVELGEAYLGRNQLQRADNAFQKALKLEKTNAQAKAGLAMIYQQQGENVLADDYFKQAIASDPSYTRARNNYAAFLYSRGEYVEACQQLQTATDDLTYDNRGQLYTNLGRCQLQLGKMEDARDSFNRAVRINPRESEAWLAQARMAHAENDNETAQKGLSRYFRLAGTDRSSLELAVSVAKARGDNRLADLYARQLEQVRTRESGSTIIRTP, encoded by the coding sequence ATGCCGAGTCGTCTGCCACGTCATCGCTTTACTGCCCACCGTGCTACTGGCCATGCCAGAGCCCTTCTGCTGTGTCTCGGCATTGCCAGTCTGACTCTGTCAGGTTGCGCTACCCGCGTTGAGACCAATGACCCTTACGCCGCTCCCGATTCCAACAAGGCTTCCGCAGCATATGTGGAGCTCGGGGAAGCCTATTTAGGTCGTAATCAGCTACAACGTGCCGACAATGCTTTCCAGAAGGCACTCAAGCTTGAAAAAACCAACGCCCAAGCCAAGGCCGGGTTGGCGATGATCTATCAGCAGCAGGGCGAAAATGTGCTTGCAGATGATTATTTCAAGCAAGCCATTGCCAGTGATCCTTCGTACACGCGTGCGCGCAACAACTACGCTGCCTTCCTCTATTCACGTGGCGAATATGTTGAGGCCTGCCAGCAACTGCAGACCGCCACGGATGATCTGACCTATGACAATCGTGGTCAGCTATATACCAATCTGGGGCGTTGTCAGCTGCAGCTAGGGAAAATGGAAGACGCGCGCGATAGTTTCAATCGTGCCGTCAGGATCAATCCTCGTGAATCTGAAGCCTGGCTCGCACAAGCACGGATGGCGCACGCCGAAAACGACAATGAAACGGCCCAGAAGGGATTAAGTCGTTACTTCCGCCTGGCCGGAACCGATAGAAGTAGCCTGGAGCTGGCCGTCTCAGTCGCCAAAGCGCGCGGCGACAATCGCCTGGCCGATCTTTATGCACGACAGTTGGAACAGGTCAGGACGCGAGAGTCTGGAAGTACCATCATCCGCACTCCCTAG
- a CDS encoding YfgM family protein, with protein MAEELRSEEEQLDAIKRWWGENGKSLIAGVVLAGAGVFAFKAWQNYDASQSEAASLRYQQLVSLVSQPKLDEAGTQQARTLIGELESNHGDSLYTQMAHLLDASMSVKAEDLDAAAKALQSVLDNSDDSYLQGLASLRLARIEVERGDSDKALSLIKSPPAALAAQAAAVRGDALVALDKRDEAIMAYREASNLSQQSGQPIYGLDLKLADLAAESSS; from the coding sequence GTGGCGGAAGAGCTCAGAAGCGAAGAAGAACAGCTTGATGCCATCAAGCGCTGGTGGGGCGAGAACGGTAAGTCATTGATTGCCGGTGTCGTGCTGGCCGGTGCCGGTGTCTTTGCCTTCAAGGCGTGGCAGAACTATGATGCCAGCCAGTCCGAAGCGGCCTCCCTGCGCTATCAACAGCTGGTGAGTCTGGTCAGCCAGCCCAAACTGGATGAGGCCGGCACTCAACAGGCACGCACGTTGATTGGTGAGCTGGAAAGCAACCATGGCGATAGCCTCTACACCCAGATGGCGCACCTGCTGGATGCCAGCATGTCGGTGAAGGCTGAGGATCTGGACGCGGCAGCCAAGGCGCTGCAAAGCGTGCTCGACAATAGCGATGACAGTTACCTGCAAGGACTGGCGAGCCTGCGTCTGGCGCGCATCGAAGTCGAGCGTGGCGACAGCGACAAGGCACTGAGTCTGATCAAGAGTCCGCCTGCCGCTCTAGCCGCACAAGCCGCAGCAGTACGAGGAGATGCCTTGGTCGCGCTGGACAAGCGTGATGAGGCGATCATGGCCTACCGAGAAGCCAGTAATCTCTCCCAGCAAAGCGGTCAGCCGATCTACGGCCTTGATCTGAAACTCGCCGATCTGGCAGCGGAGTCTTCCTCATGA
- the hisS gene encoding histidine--tRNA ligase — translation MSTKIQAIRGMNDLLPDQSPVWQYFEHQVQALMAQYGYREIRTPIVEQTALFKRSIGEVTDIVEKEMYTFDDRNGDSLTLRPEGTASCVRMAMENGLVHNQIQRLWYTGPMFRHERPQKGRYRQFHQVGVEAYGMEGPDIDAEMILISARLWRQLGLLEHVTLELNSLGSLEARAAYRELLVEYFTQHLEVLDEDSKRRLHTNPLRILDTKNPEMAAVVDAAPRLGDHLDEDSRVHFEGLKARLDAAGIEYVINPRLVRGLDYYSRSVFEWTTTALGSQGTVCAGGRYDSLFEQLGGKPVPAVGFAMGIERLILLLETLELVPKDVHETVDVYLMSMGEQAEAESMRLAEDLRSALPSLRLVLHCGGGSFKSQMKKADKSGARVALILGENEVIEGTVGIKFLREERDQETLNQRALGEHLGSVFSA, via the coding sequence TTGAGCACCAAGATCCAGGCCATTCGTGGCATGAACGACCTGCTGCCAGACCAGTCACCGGTGTGGCAATACTTCGAGCACCAGGTGCAGGCACTGATGGCGCAGTACGGATATCGTGAGATCCGCACGCCCATCGTCGAGCAGACGGCGCTGTTCAAACGCTCCATCGGCGAAGTCACCGATATCGTCGAAAAGGAAATGTATACCTTCGACGATCGTAACGGTGACAGCCTGACCCTGCGCCCGGAAGGCACTGCCAGCTGTGTGCGCATGGCGATGGAAAACGGCTTGGTGCACAACCAGATTCAGCGCTTATGGTATACCGGCCCCATGTTCCGCCACGAGCGTCCCCAGAAGGGGCGTTATCGCCAGTTCCATCAAGTCGGCGTTGAAGCCTATGGCATGGAAGGCCCGGACATCGATGCCGAGATGATCCTGATCTCAGCTCGTCTGTGGCGCCAGCTGGGCCTGCTTGAGCACGTGACGCTTGAGCTGAATTCGCTGGGCAGTCTCGAAGCACGTGCTGCCTATCGCGAGCTGCTGGTCGAGTACTTCACACAGCACCTCGAGGTGCTTGATGAAGATTCCAAGCGTCGCCTGCACACCAATCCACTGCGCATCCTCGATACCAAGAACCCGGAGATGGCGGCGGTAGTCGATGCTGCTCCGCGACTCGGTGATCATCTGGATGAAGACTCCCGCGTGCACTTCGAGGGCCTCAAGGCACGCCTCGACGCCGCTGGTATCGAGTACGTCATCAATCCGCGTCTGGTGCGCGGCCTCGATTACTACTCGCGTAGCGTGTTCGAGTGGACCACCACTGCTCTCGGCAGCCAAGGCACCGTGTGTGCCGGTGGCCGTTATGACAGTCTCTTCGAGCAGCTGGGCGGTAAACCCGTACCAGCCGTCGGCTTTGCGATGGGTATCGAGCGTCTGATTCTGCTACTCGAAACCCTCGAGCTGGTACCGAAGGACGTACATGAGACAGTCGATGTCTATCTGATGTCGATGGGTGAGCAGGCTGAAGCTGAATCCATGCGCCTGGCAGAAGACCTGCGCAGTGCGCTACCGAGCCTGCGTCTCGTGCTGCATTGTGGTGGTGGCAGCTTCAAGAGCCAGATGAAGAAGGCCGACAAGAGTGGCGCACGCGTGGCGCTGATTCTCGGTGAGAATGAAGTCATCGAAGGCACGGTTGGCATCAAGTTCCTGCGCGAAGAACGCGATCAGGAAACGCTGAACCAGCGCGCCTTGGGCGAGCATCTCGGCAGCGTCTTCAGCGCCTGA
- a CDS encoding RodZ domain-containing protein has translation MSEHQSAPDQPVSDSLPGKLLKAEREHQGLSRDEVATQLNLRPSLIDDLERDHYDQIPIIAYRRGYLRAYARLLCMDEKAIVSQYNVHFGTAEVERHVPAMNPSVRPPGKLGKYLFRLVSLLVIAGLIGLSYVWWQSGDYGRTTPAEQSDSVAADGIDDSSDPVVNADGSIELSLAQSAPDDASSAALEADVPQASTAADAGEGTASQEANAPSDDLSEAPAGESASESDTALTETAAPAADPRKLELTFNNDSWTDIRDATGKKLLIGTNPAGSSTTLEGQPPFKLTIGKSAGVILEYMNKPVDLKSATRGTIAKLTLGE, from the coding sequence ATGAGCGAACATCAATCCGCCCCTGATCAGCCCGTCAGCGATTCACTGCCTGGCAAGCTTCTCAAGGCCGAGCGCGAACATCAGGGATTGTCACGTGATGAGGTGGCAACTCAGCTCAATCTGCGCCCCAGCCTGATCGACGATCTTGAACGCGATCACTACGATCAGATTCCGATCATCGCCTACCGACGTGGCTATCTGCGCGCCTATGCGCGCCTGTTGTGCATGGACGAGAAAGCCATCGTCAGTCAATACAATGTGCATTTCGGTACTGCCGAAGTGGAACGCCATGTCCCCGCGATGAATCCGTCAGTGCGTCCGCCAGGCAAGCTGGGAAAATACCTGTTCCGCCTCGTCAGCCTATTGGTCATAGCAGGCCTGATCGGTCTGAGCTACGTCTGGTGGCAGAGCGGTGACTACGGTCGCACCACGCCGGCAGAGCAGAGCGACAGCGTCGCTGCAGATGGTATCGATGACAGCAGCGATCCCGTCGTCAACGCAGATGGCTCCATCGAACTTTCCCTCGCACAATCAGCGCCAGACGACGCGTCTTCTGCTGCGCTGGAAGCTGATGTGCCGCAGGCTTCTACAGCGGCCGACGCCGGCGAAGGAACGGCATCGCAAGAGGCGAATGCTCCGTCAGACGACCTCAGCGAAGCGCCAGCAGGGGAATCTGCCAGCGAAAGTGATACCGCGCTGACCGAGACGGCAGCACCCGCAGCCGATCCCCGCAAGCTCGAGCTGACCTTCAATAACGATTCCTGGACCGATATTCGCGATGCCACCGGCAAGAAATTGCTCATTGGTACCAATCCTGCCGGCAGCAGCACGACGCTAGAAGGCCAACCGCCGTTCAAGCTCACCATCGGCAAGTCCGCGGGTGTCATTCTCGAATACATGAACAAGCCGGTTGATCTGAAAAGCGCCACACGCGGCACCATCGCCAAACTCACTCTCGGTGAATGA
- the ispG gene encoding flavodoxin-dependent (E)-4-hydroxy-3-methylbut-2-enyl-diphosphate synthase — MHSHSPIKRRVSRKIYVGNVAVGGDAPISVQSMTNTNTNDVAATVAQIKSLEDAGADIVRVSVPDMDAAEAFGRIKKLSNIPLVADIHFDYKIALRVAELGVDCLRINPGNIGREDRVRAVVSAARDNGIPIRIGVNAGSLEKDLQKKYGEPTPAALVESAMRHIDHLDRLDFQEYKVSVKASDVFMAVAAYRDLASRIEQPLHLGITEAGGLRSGTVKSSIGLGMLLMDGIGDTIRVSLAADPVEEIKVGFDMLRSLKLRAKGINFIACPSCSRQNFDVIKTMNELEARLEDVLTPLNVSIIGCVVNGPGEAKETDVGLTGGSPANLVYLDGKPASKLTNETLVEDLERLIRAKVAEKEALEADTIIRQG, encoded by the coding sequence ATGCATAGTCACTCCCCCATCAAGCGCCGTGTCTCGCGCAAGATTTATGTCGGCAATGTCGCTGTCGGCGGCGATGCACCGATTTCCGTGCAGAGCATGACCAACACCAACACCAATGATGTCGCCGCCACCGTCGCGCAGATCAAGAGTCTCGAAGATGCCGGTGCCGATATCGTGCGCGTCAGCGTGCCAGACATGGATGCTGCCGAAGCCTTTGGCCGCATCAAGAAGCTGAGCAATATCCCGCTGGTCGCCGATATTCACTTCGACTACAAGATCGCGCTACGCGTCGCTGAACTGGGTGTTGACTGTCTGCGCATCAACCCTGGCAATATCGGGCGTGAAGACCGCGTGCGTGCCGTGGTCAGTGCCGCACGCGATAACGGCATCCCGATCCGGATTGGCGTCAATGCAGGCTCGCTGGAAAAGGACTTGCAGAAGAAATACGGCGAACCTACACCGGCTGCGCTGGTCGAATCAGCCATGCGCCACATTGATCACCTTGATCGCCTCGATTTTCAGGAATACAAGGTCAGCGTCAAGGCCAGTGACGTCTTCATGGCGGTCGCCGCCTATCGTGATCTGGCCAGCCGTATTGAGCAACCACTGCACCTGGGTATCACCGAGGCGGGTGGCCTGCGCTCTGGCACCGTGAAGTCTTCCATTGGTCTCGGTATGTTGCTGATGGACGGCATTGGCGACACCATCCGTGTATCGCTGGCAGCTGATCCAGTCGAGGAGATCAAGGTCGGCTTCGACATGCTCAGAAGCCTCAAGCTGCGCGCCAAGGGCATCAACTTCATTGCCTGCCCCAGCTGTTCGCGTCAGAACTTCGACGTCATCAAGACCATGAACGAGCTGGAAGCACGCCTTGAAGACGTGCTGACACCGCTGAATGTCTCGATAATCGGCTGTGTGGTCAATGGCCCGGGCGAAGCCAAGGAGACCGATGTCGGTCTAACCGGCGGCAGCCCTGCCAACCTGGTCTATCTGGACGGCAAGCCGGCCAGCAAACTGACCAATGAGACCCTGGTTGAAGACCTTGAGCGCTTGATTCGCGCCAAGGTCGCTGAAAAAGAGGCCCTCGAGGCCGACACTATCATCCGCCAGGGCTGA